The following are from one region of the Spirochaetota bacterium genome:
- a CDS encoding long-chain fatty acid--CoA ligase, whose product MEKTWFKSYAGGIPKNLDYEKITVSDVLRKTAAEFPDRTALVFLDAKISYKKLNDMVNSFATALIAMGVKPGDKVAMLLPNMPQIVAASYGAWRAGAVVVMNNPLYTDHELEYQLNNSESTVLVTLDLLAPRMIALRPKTKVKKIIVAHIRDHLGFPKKQLLPIVAKDKHRDIPATADVYEWLDVLKKYPANDPKISVDFNSLANLQYTGGTTGVSKGVMLTHSNLSCNVQQIRAWFPDFGKGELVMAGILPFFHSFGLTTVMNFTIWMAGTDILIPRPEPLAILQAIQKYKINFYPAVPTIYVGLLNHPDIAKYDISSIQGCFSGAAPLPVEVIKEFEAKTGAQICEGYGLSETSPVATINPWGGKTKAGSIGLPVSDTELKIVDLDEGTKEMPAGEPGEILIRGPQVTSGYYNMPEESAKTIRDGWLFTGDIGQMDEDGYFYIVDRKKDMIIAGGYNIYPRDIDEVLFEHPKIMEACAIGIPDTYRGETVKAFVVLKPGESLTAEEVMEYCKQKLAKYKVPTKVEFIENLPKSGVGKILRKELRALELKKMDKTG is encoded by the coding sequence ATGGAAAAGACCTGGTTCAAATCGTACGCAGGGGGCATACCAAAAAACCTCGACTACGAAAAGATTACCGTTTCAGACGTGCTCAGAAAAACGGCGGCGGAATTTCCGGATAGAACGGCGCTTGTTTTTCTCGATGCCAAAATCTCATACAAAAAGCTGAACGACATGGTGAACAGTTTCGCGACCGCCCTGATTGCCATGGGCGTAAAGCCGGGAGACAAGGTAGCGATGCTTTTACCGAACATGCCGCAGATCGTCGCCGCGTCGTACGGCGCGTGGCGTGCAGGAGCGGTCGTGGTTATGAACAATCCGCTGTACACCGACCACGAACTGGAATATCAACTCAATAATTCGGAATCCACCGTGCTGGTCACCCTCGACCTTCTCGCCCCGCGGATGATAGCGCTTCGCCCAAAAACGAAAGTGAAAAAAATCATCGTAGCGCATATCCGCGACCATCTGGGATTCCCCAAAAAACAACTGCTTCCCATCGTGGCGAAAGACAAGCACAGGGACATCCCTGCGACTGCCGACGTCTACGAGTGGCTCGATGTTTTAAAAAAATATCCCGCCAACGATCCGAAAATCAGCGTAGATTTCAACAGTCTCGCCAATCTGCAGTATACCGGCGGCACCACGGGTGTGAGCAAGGGCGTTATGCTTACGCACAGCAACCTCTCGTGCAACGTGCAGCAGATTCGCGCATGGTTCCCCGATTTCGGCAAGGGCGAACTCGTTATGGCCGGAATACTTCCTTTCTTTCATTCGTTCGGCCTGACGACCGTGATGAACTTTACCATCTGGATGGCCGGCACCGATATTCTCATTCCGCGTCCGGAGCCGCTCGCCATTCTGCAGGCGATCCAGAAATACAAGATCAACTTCTACCCTGCGGTACCGACGATCTACGTTGGATTACTCAACCATCCAGATATCGCAAAATACGATATCTCTTCAATACAGGGCTGTTTTTCCGGGGCGGCCCCACTTCCCGTCGAAGTGATAAAGGAGTTCGAGGCCAAGACCGGCGCGCAGATCTGCGAAGGATACGGCCTGAGTGAAACGAGCCCGGTCGCGACGATCAATCCCTGGGGCGGGAAAACAAAGGCCGGATCGATCGGACTGCCCGTTTCGGACACCGAGCTCAAGATCGTCGATCTCGACGAGGGCACGAAAGAGATGCCCGCCGGCGAACCCGGGGAGATCCTCATTCGTGGTCCACAGGTAACCAGCGGCTATTACAATATGCCCGAAGAGAGCGCCAAAACCATTCGCGACGGCTGGCTTTTCACCGGCGATATCGGCCAGATGGACGAGGACGGCTATTTCTACATAGTGGACAGGAAGAAGGATATGATCATCGCCGGTGGCTACAACATCTATCCGCGCGATATCGACGAGGTCCTCTTCGAGCACCCGAAAATCATGGAAGCATGCGCAATAGGCATTCCGGATACGTATCGGGGCGAGACTGTAAAGGCATTCGTCGTGCTGAAACCCGGCGAATCACTGACGGCCGAGGAAGTTATGGAATACTGCAAGCAGAAGCTCGCCAAGTACAAGGTGCCGACCAAGGTGGAGTTCATCGAGAACCTTCCGAAGAGCGGTGTAGGCAAAATCCTCCGTAAAGAGCTTCGAGCGCTGGAACTTAAGAAAATGGACAAGACCGGCTGA
- a CDS encoding response regulator, which produces MADKKLIFIIDDDPDILDSISAILSAEGFAVETAMSGEEGIEKLSRINPALILCDMMMERIDAGTKVAEEIKRRDKGAPIYLISSIGSATATNIEIGKLGFDGVFQKPVAPAYLISTIKKALKI; this is translated from the coding sequence ATGGCCGACAAAAAACTCATTTTCATAATCGATGACGATCCCGATATCCTCGATTCCATTTCCGCCATCCTTTCAGCCGAGGGTTTCGCGGTCGAAACGGCAATGAGTGGTGAGGAAGGCATTGAGAAACTATCGAGGATCAATCCCGCACTGATTTTATGCGACATGATGATGGAACGTATCGATGCCGGCACCAAAGTGGCCGAGGAGATCAAACGTCGGGATAAAGGCGCCCCCATATACCTTATCAGCAGTATCGGTTCCGCAACCGCCACAAATATCGAAATCGGCAAACTCGGCTTCGACGGCGTTTTTCAAAAACCGGTAGCCCCCGCTTATCTCATCTCAACCATCAAGAAAGCTTTGAAAATCTGA
- a CDS encoding radical SAM protein: MRVAIVIPPVRDLYFTPQRASFLGPHTLSSILGKHGVEHAIFNAVRGRGRPVPLPDELGYLAPYLCRRYFFTEYRRYGIEDDRMARIVADYRPDIILLSCFAFAYATDALSLSRALKKALPHATLIVGGAGVSAYPDYFLRNAPVDYAVRGEVGDSLVAIVRDPGAFTVDEGLVDAPGMKVSGRSFEPVIPVIVPIRESRDTIYYSTMLSRGCPNNCSFCSVKLTFPSYQRASLDDVDDLFTTVACSNKTAHVNFEDDNLGMDFDYLSRILDRLGSRTGGNFSFSMENGTDFHALDERKLAFLKRRNIRRLNVSFVSSNERVLAENGRRYSPRDFTGFVRSALSCSIPVTAYLIAGLPGEDYRSINEGIDFLAGLPVLIGISPFYPVPGISGFEEKNRFDKISPNLCKGTSFYPWNMCSTDELIHLFIRARESNLIKGTSIN, encoded by the coding sequence ATGCGCGTCGCGATCGTTATACCGCCGGTAAGGGATCTGTATTTCACGCCGCAGCGAGCGTCCTTTCTCGGCCCGCATACGCTATCGTCCATTCTTGGGAAACACGGCGTTGAGCATGCAATCTTTAACGCCGTACGCGGAAGGGGGCGCCCCGTTCCGCTTCCGGACGAACTTGGCTATCTCGCGCCGTATCTCTGCAGGCGTTATTTCTTCACGGAGTACAGGCGCTACGGAATAGAAGACGATCGCATGGCACGTATCGTGGCGGACTATCGTCCCGATATAATCCTTCTATCGTGCTTCGCCTTCGCCTATGCCACCGACGCGTTATCGCTTTCACGAGCATTAAAGAAGGCGCTGCCACACGCTACGCTGATCGTTGGAGGGGCCGGAGTCAGCGCATACCCCGATTATTTTTTGCGGAATGCGCCCGTAGATTACGCCGTGCGGGGAGAGGTCGGTGATTCGCTTGTCGCCATCGTGCGCGATCCGGGCGCTTTCACCGTCGATGAAGGCCTTGTGGACGCCCCCGGAATGAAAGTTTCAGGCAGATCGTTCGAACCGGTGATTCCGGTGATTGTGCCGATACGCGAAAGCCGTGACACGATCTATTACTCGACGATGCTCTCGAGGGGATGTCCGAACAACTGCTCATTCTGCTCGGTGAAACTGACGTTCCCCTCGTACCAAAGGGCGTCGCTGGACGATGTCGACGATCTCTTCACGACGGTAGCCTGTTCTAATAAGACGGCGCACGTCAATTTCGAGGATGACAACCTTGGCATGGATTTCGACTATCTTTCGCGCATCCTCGACCGCCTCGGGTCCCGGACGGGCGGAAACTTCAGTTTTTCAATGGAAAACGGCACTGACTTCCATGCGCTGGACGAGCGCAAGCTGGCTTTTCTGAAGCGGCGAAATATAAGGCGGCTCAATGTCTCATTCGTTTCTTCAAACGAAAGGGTACTGGCCGAAAACGGCCGACGGTATTCCCCGCGTGATTTTACCGGGTTTGTCCGATCGGCTTTGTCCTGTTCCATACCGGTAACCGCCTATCTTATCGCCGGACTGCCCGGAGAGGATTATCGGTCCATTAACGAAGGAATTGATTTCCTCGCCGGTCTTCCTGTACTGATCGGGATTTCGCCGTTTTATCCCGTTCCCGGAATTTCCGGCTTCGAGGAAAAAAATCGCTTCGATAAAATTTCACCGAACCTATGCAAGGGAACATCGTTCTATCCATGGAACATGTGTTCAACCGATGAGTTGATTCATCTATTTATCCGCGCTCGGGAGAGTAATTTGATAAAGGGAACCTCCATAAATTAG
- a CDS encoding phosphatase PAP2 family protein — MITNFKAEYDRRFHLEEILTLGIITIMNTIMLVYTSLIDVAGIFIFNLFLALLVLSVRYLNRRIRNQWFTDFRDLNIIIVGWFIYFEHHHLVPLVNPYDIDAYLIHIDRFLFLGIDPTVLLESITLPYLTEFLQIAYASFYFLPFSLMLLLFFKRRRMDFHVVVSTLMLSFYICYVGYYIFPAIGPRFTLDHLQTFPLSGVLFYDYVRNFLDGYSFITRDCYPSGHALLSIMTALLAYKHYRPYFRIAAVWAGIILFSTVYLRYHYVIDVLTSLIIAMIVYRFNPQMVQRYIFLYKKVPGERIFSQSLDSKV; from the coding sequence ATGATCACGAATTTTAAAGCAGAATATGATCGGCGTTTCCATCTCGAGGAGATACTGACGCTTGGCATAATAACCATCATGAACACGATTATGCTGGTCTATACCAGTCTGATTGATGTCGCGGGTATATTTATCTTTAATCTTTTTCTGGCCCTGCTCGTACTTTCAGTCCGTTACCTTAATCGTCGTATCCGGAACCAGTGGTTCACCGATTTCAGGGACCTCAATATTATAATCGTCGGATGGTTCATCTATTTTGAACACCACCACCTCGTGCCGCTGGTAAATCCGTATGATATCGACGCGTATCTGATCCATATAGACCGCTTTCTCTTTCTCGGGATCGACCCCACCGTCCTTCTCGAAAGCATAACACTTCCCTATTTAACGGAATTTCTGCAGATCGCCTATGCCAGTTTTTATTTCCTTCCCTTTTCTCTTATGCTGCTTCTTTTCTTCAAGCGCAGAAGGATGGACTTTCATGTTGTCGTTTCCACGCTCATGCTGTCGTTCTATATATGCTATGTGGGCTATTACATCTTCCCGGCGATCGGCCCCCGTTTCACCCTGGACCACCTTCAGACTTTCCCCCTGAGCGGCGTACTGTTTTACGACTACGTGCGCAATTTCCTTGATGGATATTCTTTTATTACCAGGGATTGTTATCCGAGCGGCCATGCCCTGCTTTCCATCATGACCGCCCTGCTGGCATACAAACATTACAGGCCTTATTTCCGGATCGCCGCCGTATGGGCCGGCATTATCCTGTTTTCAACCGTCTATCTCCGTTATCATTACGTTATCGACGTCCTTACCAGCCTCATCATCGCCATGATCGTTTACCGGTTCAATCCACAGATGGTACAGCGCTATATCTTTTTATATAAAAAGGTCCCCGGCGAAAGGATTTTTTCCCAATCGCTCGACAGCAAGGTATAA
- a CDS encoding DUF2889 domain-containing protein: MSALMQKAGNRIHSRDIIMSTWAAGDNQIIIEGELMEKRLNDYYLLSGEKRPAGVLHNMILRLLLEGPELVIRELEVEMPGIPREECGELLRSLDPVIGLSISSGFTQRVKSLVGGVNGCHHLLTLLLAMAPAAVQGYWTHRASRPIPTDREARAKHAKYLPINSCRVWREDGPLVRKIREELHTR, encoded by the coding sequence ATGAGCGCTTTAATGCAAAAAGCCGGAAACCGAATTCACTCACGCGACATCATCATGTCGACCTGGGCTGCCGGTGACAATCAAATTATTATCGAAGGGGAGCTGATGGAAAAGCGCCTGAACGACTACTACCTGCTCTCGGGAGAGAAAAGACCCGCCGGTGTGCTTCACAACATGATCCTCCGTCTCCTGCTCGAGGGGCCCGAACTTGTCATCAGGGAATTGGAGGTGGAAATGCCCGGCATCCCCCGCGAGGAATGCGGCGAACTCCTCAGAAGTCTCGATCCGGTAATAGGGCTCTCCATAAGCTCCGGATTCACCCAGAGGGTCAAGTCGCTTGTCGGCGGCGTAAATGGCTGCCATCATCTCCTCACCCTGCTTCTCGCGATGGCCCCGGCGGCGGTGCAGGGCTACTGGACCCATCGGGCCTCCAGACCCATTCCCACCGACAGGGAAGCCAGGGCGAAACACGCGAAGTATCTGCCAATCAACAGCTGCCGTGTCTGGCGCGAAGACGGGCCCCTCGTCCGGAAAATACGCGAGGAGCTCCACACGCGCTGA
- a CDS encoding amino acid permease: MELKRQLGLYTGILIIVADMIGTGIFMTTGNVLGMTGDARLVLILWGLGGLVALTGSLCYAELSTTWPDVGGEYVYLKKIFGKLPAFLTGWVSLVVGFSAPVAASSLLLIQYVNNFAQTVTGTESEAAGLLSGLWTQKGIAAALVLFFGVLHIVGVRRGGYFQNFLTVLKIILVMALIGFGFAMVDWENAGRLTQRYGTTESGPGLPVTGLALLIIMFAYSGWNGAAYIAGEVKNPEKNLPRIMLYGTLITTVFYILLNMVFILAAPGEAIIGRDEIGAIAAKALFGPNISGFFTLGIAVVLLSAISAQIMVGPRVYYAMARDGMIFKSLSEVHPRFETPALAICIQIAFTVLYIFTGSAMTLVIYMGFALNVFPVMTVIGLMIMRRREPGLSRPYRVPLYPVVPLIYVTLSIGMMAAALMNWTTTSLFAMAVLALGVPVFFIWRRFSGAEASAK, translated from the coding sequence ATGGAATTAAAAAGACAACTTGGATTGTACACCGGTATCCTGATCATTGTCGCCGACATGATAGGAACGGGAATTTTCATGACAACCGGCAATGTTCTCGGAATGACCGGAGACGCGCGGCTGGTGCTGATTCTATGGGGACTCGGGGGGCTTGTGGCGCTTACAGGATCGCTCTGCTACGCAGAACTCTCGACAACCTGGCCGGACGTGGGAGGGGAGTATGTTTATCTTAAAAAGATTTTCGGCAAGTTGCCGGCGTTCCTTACGGGCTGGGTATCGCTCGTGGTCGGATTTTCGGCACCGGTAGCGGCGAGTTCGCTGCTTCTCATACAGTATGTAAACAATTTTGCGCAGACTGTGACAGGCACAGAGAGCGAGGCAGCGGGCCTGCTTTCAGGGCTGTGGACGCAGAAGGGGATCGCGGCGGCGCTGGTACTTTTTTTCGGGGTTCTTCATATTGTCGGGGTGAGGCGGGGAGGGTATTTCCAGAACTTCCTGACGGTTCTGAAAATAATACTGGTCATGGCGCTTATCGGTTTCGGATTCGCGATGGTTGACTGGGAGAACGCGGGCAGGCTCACGCAGCGGTACGGTACGACGGAGTCAGGACCTGGATTGCCCGTCACGGGGCTGGCCCTGCTCATTATCATGTTCGCATATTCAGGGTGGAACGGGGCCGCTTATATTGCGGGCGAGGTTAAAAATCCTGAAAAAAACCTGCCGCGTATTATGCTGTACGGGACTCTGATTACAACGGTTTTTTACATTCTCCTTAACATGGTATTTATTCTGGCGGCGCCGGGCGAGGCCATAATCGGCAGGGACGAGATTGGCGCAATCGCGGCGAAAGCGCTTTTCGGTCCGAATATCAGCGGATTCTTCACGCTGGGTATCGCCGTAGTATTGCTCTCGGCGATTTCGGCGCAGATAATGGTGGGGCCAAGGGTTTATTACGCGATGGCGCGCGACGGCATGATATTCAAGTCGCTGTCAGAGGTACATCCGCGATTCGAGACCCCGGCCCTGGCCATCTGCATACAGATAGCATTTACGGTGTTATATATTTTCACCGGTAGCGCAATGACACTGGTCATATATATGGGTTTCGCGCTGAATGTGTTTCCGGTGATGACGGTGATCGGCCTCATGATCATGCGCCGCAGGGAGCCGGGCCTGTCTCGACCGTATCGCGTACCGTTGTATCCGGTGGTACCGCTGATATATGTAACGCTCTCAATCGGCATGATGGCCGCGGCGCTCATGAACTGGACGACAACATCCCTTTTTGCCATGGCTGTGCTGGCCCTCGGAGTTCCCGTATTTTTCATATGGAGAAGGTTTTCCGGGGCCGAGGCGTCAGCGAAGTGA
- a CDS encoding CoA-transferase — translation MAESKPMNPLEMVAYVLSRQVKDQEVVYIGTGLPMVAAILAKKTHAPNITFVYESGGQDPIAGGMPWSVGGPETYRKSPMIMEMAYSFGQAAGGLVDTGFLGFAQLDMYGNANTTMIGDNFLNPKVRLTGSGGNNDVGSLCEKIVFVGIQSPQKFVQKCDFITTTGHMVDGVGRKDLGILGGGPVAVVSTAGVYDFDPATKRMRIKTLHPGVSADLAQLATGFELLRPAGEIPVTEVPSKEILEILRHEVDPQGFFITMPGA, via the coding sequence ATGGCAGAATCGAAGCCGATGAATCCTTTAGAAATGGTTGCTTATGTACTTTCGAGGCAGGTTAAGGACCAGGAAGTTGTTTATATAGGTACCGGATTGCCGATGGTTGCGGCAATCCTGGCTAAAAAAACCCACGCGCCCAATATTACCTTCGTTTATGAATCGGGCGGGCAGGACCCGATAGCCGGCGGTATGCCATGGTCGGTCGGCGGACCCGAGACGTACAGGAAATCGCCAATGATCATGGAGATGGCTTATTCGTTCGGGCAGGCGGCCGGTGGCCTGGTCGATACGGGCTTTCTGGGATTCGCACAGCTCGACATGTACGGGAACGCAAATACCACGATGATCGGGGACAATTTCCTCAATCCGAAGGTCCGGCTGACCGGTTCCGGAGGCAATAACGACGTGGGATCGCTCTGCGAGAAGATTGTATTCGTCGGGATACAGAGCCCTCAAAAGTTTGTCCAGAAATGCGATTTTATCACCACCACCGGGCACATGGTCGACGGTGTGGGCAGAAAAGACCTGGGAATACTCGGTGGCGGTCCAGTTGCGGTAGTCTCCACCGCCGGAGTGTACGACTTCGATCCGGCGACAAAAAGGATGCGGATTAAAACCCTTCATCCCGGCGTCTCCGCAGACCTCGCACAGCTCGCGACTGGTTTTGAGCTTCTGCGTCCGGCCGGTGAGATTCCGGTGACGGAAGTCCCATCGAAGGAGATTCTCGAGATCCTCAGGCACGAAGTCGATCCGCAGGGTTTCTTCATTACGATGCCCGGCGCGTGA
- a CDS encoding OFA family MFS transporter, with protein sequence MSDQKLFGMSAEKGRWIYIILCLIMYLCLGSVYSYSIFLPEIKSQFGISASMGNLPFMLFLFFFSILMFFGGKMMGKFGPRKLALIGGLIVGLGWALSYAATESKSITLLCLTYGVVAGGGVGLAYGAPIAIAGRWFPDRKGLAVGLMLAGFGGSALITGKLAGILIPSAGLSMAFLYFGIAFAIILFLLALPLRLPENNWKPAGWNPPAGSAAAVELETGQMIKSSTFWGLFLCYVIGCLSGLMAIGISKPVGNEVIKIAGEVATTLVGIFAIFNALGRPLFGALTDKITPRWAAILNLSMMLVVSLMMLAAGEGSVIIYVVAFCGFWLTLGGWLAIAPTATATFFGIKHYAQNYGVVFLAYGLGAILGGIISGQAKDVLGSYQYAFYPTAGLAIVGLAIALLFIKPVKK encoded by the coding sequence ATGTCTGATCAAAAGCTATTTGGAATGTCCGCCGAAAAAGGCCGGTGGATCTATATTATCCTATGTTTAATTATGTACCTCTGTCTGGGAAGCGTCTACTCATACAGTATCTTTTTGCCGGAAATAAAAAGCCAGTTCGGAATTTCGGCCTCCATGGGCAATCTTCCGTTCATGCTTTTTCTTTTCTTCTTTTCCATCCTCATGTTTTTTGGCGGAAAGATGATGGGAAAATTCGGCCCCCGAAAGCTCGCCCTCATCGGTGGCCTCATCGTCGGTCTCGGATGGGCCCTTTCGTACGCGGCTACCGAGTCGAAAAGTATCACACTGCTGTGCCTGACCTACGGTGTTGTCGCCGGCGGCGGCGTCGGTCTCGCGTATGGTGCTCCCATCGCAATCGCCGGTCGCTGGTTCCCCGACAGGAAGGGGCTCGCGGTCGGCCTCATGCTCGCAGGATTCGGCGGCTCGGCGCTGATTACCGGAAAACTCGCGGGCATTCTCATTCCATCCGCCGGACTCTCCATGGCTTTCCTCTATTTTGGAATCGCCTTCGCGATCATTCTTTTTCTGCTGGCCTTACCGCTGCGCCTTCCCGAAAACAACTGGAAACCGGCGGGCTGGAATCCTCCCGCGGGATCCGCCGCGGCCGTCGAACTCGAAACAGGCCAGATGATAAAGTCTTCCACCTTCTGGGGCCTCTTCCTCTGCTATGTCATTGGGTGTCTATCCGGCCTCATGGCGATCGGCATATCCAAGCCGGTAGGCAATGAGGTAATCAAGATCGCCGGCGAAGTGGCGACAACACTCGTCGGGATATTCGCGATATTCAATGCGCTTGGCCGTCCACTTTTCGGCGCACTGACAGACAAGATAACGCCCAGATGGGCCGCGATACTGAACCTCTCGATGATGCTGGTCGTATCGCTTATGATGCTGGCGGCGGGTGAAGGATCAGTGATTATCTACGTCGTGGCTTTCTGCGGATTCTGGCTCACTCTCGGCGGATGGCTCGCCATCGCCCCGACGGCGACCGCGACGTTCTTTGGCATCAAACACTACGCTCAGAATTACGGAGTGGTTTTCCTCGCTTATGGTCTCGGCGCCATCCTTGGCGGCATCATCTCCGGACAGGCGAAAGACGTGTTAGGCTCTTACCAGTACGCCTTCTATCCGACGGCCGGACTGGCCATAGTCGGACTGGCAATCGCCCTCCTGTTCATCAAGCCCGTGAAGAAGTAA
- a CDS encoding CoA-transferase, which translates to MKFSYNQEAVKNLKIKDTSILDRLVDYRHARDWRQKKDHSQRDKRMSHREAIAEFVQNGDIWYCGGFGYVRTSIQSDWEVIRQGKKNLQSIGSPNTNQSYGVTFGNMPLTHASYAGAEMRGYDKYFSENIKKGKVKILSDWSHGLMALGFKAAQLGVTGLYSKSGLGSDLVKYNPYLKVLNNPMVDGSDPCVFVPAIFPDVACIHVHAADKFGNARIAGPAVNDIAAAAATRKLIITAEEIVSNADIRWNNKGVVIPFQNVDAVVELPYGALPGYMPGAYYWARRWWEKCFYMMSQGDEAMEAFIKEWILGTRDIYEVIKKLGGVDFMINNKKLAKAAEADNEDDGVSFKYEPWTTNSPPNVFD; encoded by the coding sequence GTGAAGTTCAGTTATAACCAGGAAGCAGTTAAAAACCTTAAGATTAAAGATACCTCAATTCTTGACCGGCTGGTTGACTATCGGCATGCACGTGACTGGCGGCAGAAGAAAGACCACTCTCAGCGGGACAAGCGCATGTCCCACAGGGAAGCGATCGCCGAGTTTGTCCAGAACGGCGATATATGGTACTGCGGAGGTTTCGGTTACGTGCGCACGTCGATCCAGAGCGACTGGGAGGTTATCCGGCAGGGGAAAAAGAACCTTCAGTCAATCGGCTCCCCGAACACCAACCAGTCCTATGGAGTCACTTTTGGCAATATGCCGTTAACGCACGCCTCGTACGCAGGCGCGGAAATGCGCGGTTACGACAAGTACTTCTCGGAGAACATCAAGAAAGGGAAGGTTAAAATCCTTTCCGACTGGAGTCACGGCCTGATGGCGCTCGGCTTCAAGGCGGCCCAGCTTGGCGTAACGGGGCTCTATTCCAAATCCGGCCTCGGTTCAGATCTCGTCAAATATAATCCATATCTCAAGGTGCTGAACAACCCGATGGTTGACGGCAGCGATCCCTGCGTGTTCGTTCCCGCTATTTTCCCGGATGTTGCATGCATACATGTCCATGCGGCCGATAAATTTGGCAACGCGCGTATCGCCGGACCTGCTGTCAACGATATCGCGGCTGCAGCCGCCACGCGCAAACTGATCATTACCGCCGAGGAAATCGTTTCCAACGCCGATATACGGTGGAATAACAAGGGCGTAGTCATCCCCTTCCAGAACGTTGATGCGGTAGTAGAGCTCCCATACGGTGCGCTTCCCGGGTACATGCCCGGCGCGTACTACTGGGCGCGCCGCTGGTGGGAAAAATGCTTCTATATGATGAGTCAGGGCGACGAGGCAATGGAAGCCTTTATTAAAGAATGGATCCTCGGAACCAGGGACATCTATGAAGTCATCAAGAAGCTCGGCGGGGTTGATTTCATGATCAATAACAAGAAGCTGGCGAAGGCGGCGGAAGCGGATAACGAGGATGACGGCGTGAGTTTCAAGTACGAGCCGTGGACTACCAATAGTCCGCCAAACGTGTTTGATTGA
- a CDS encoding patatin-like phospholipase family protein: protein MISFLNIFRKKKVGLVLGSGGSKGIAHIAVIEYLEALEIPISMISGSSIGALVAAVYASGSLKSLKNDILKMDRKQVRSYFDPVFPSAGLIEGKKLKAFLAKYISPEAKIEDLPIPIAVVATDLFSGEAVVLRSGSVIDAVRASVSIPGVFVPVKYGDSILVDGGVANPLPINIVQAMGADLSIAVNLHPKIHSERLKKIIKKGSTFELDPNSLSDTVVPGNEEKNIGLSLLKSAEKWLWRGRNEKLDALPNILEVIMQSIDIMGYVNTMMMLKYARPTVLIEPDLVNLSTLDFSQASRALTEGHAATWKMKRAILRRIKRRI, encoded by the coding sequence ATGATCAGTTTTTTAAATATTTTCCGTAAGAAAAAAGTCGGCCTGGTCCTTGGAAGCGGTGGCTCGAAAGGCATTGCGCATATTGCGGTAATCGAATACCTTGAGGCGCTTGAGATACCGATTTCCATGATATCAGGATCGAGCATCGGGGCCCTGGTAGCCGCCGTTTACGCTTCGGGTTCGCTCAAATCACTGAAAAACGACATTTTGAAAATGGACAGGAAACAGGTTCGATCATACTTTGATCCCGTGTTTCCATCAGCGGGCCTGATTGAGGGTAAAAAGCTGAAGGCGTTTCTGGCGAAATATATTTCGCCAGAAGCTAAAATTGAGGACCTTCCGATCCCCATCGCAGTTGTGGCCACCGATCTCTTCAGCGGTGAGGCGGTCGTTTTGCGAAGCGGCAGCGTGATCGATGCTGTGCGGGCGAGCGTGTCGATCCCCGGTGTTTTTGTTCCGGTAAAATACGGTGATTCGATTCTTGTTGACGGAGGTGTCGCCAATCCATTGCCGATCAACATAGTACAGGCGATGGGTGCGGATCTGTCAATCGCGGTAAATCTTCATCCAAAGATCCACAGCGAAAGATTGAAAAAGATAATTAAAAAGGGAAGCACATTCGAACTCGATCCGAACAGCTTAAGCGATACCGTCGTACCCGGTAACGAAGAAAAGAACATAGGGTTGTCTTTACTGAAGTCGGCGGAAAAGTGGCTGTGGCGCGGTCGTAATGAGAAGCTTGATGCGCTCCCCAATATACTTGAGGTAATCATGCAGTCGATCGATATCATGGGATATGTCAATACGATGATGATGTTGAAATACGCGCGTCCTACAGTGTTGATTGAGCCGGACCTGGTGAATCTTTCAACGCTGGATTTTTCGCAGGCATCGAGGGCACTTACAGAAGGGCATGCCGCAACATGGAAAATGAAACGCGCGATTCTGCGCAGGATCAAACGAAGGATATAA